In the Kineococcus mangrovi genome, one interval contains:
- a CDS encoding flagellar hook capping FlgD N-terminal domain-containing protein, translated as MTIDAASGSNPYAGLIANSDLLTQTNAAKNAGKTDTSAIAQQKTKDDKDMFLKLLVAQLRYQDPSKPADTTQFMAQTAQFSALEAMQDVAKQSTSMVAAQNKLQASTLVGQTVSYTGEDGTAKTGEVRSVSFVQGSAGGTGGEPVLNVDGVSVVLSKIAGVGVAGAGTAPAPKPAASNSTEPSSGPSPSA; from the coding sequence ATGACCATCGACGCGGCCAGCGGGTCCAACCCGTACGCCGGCCTGATCGCGAACTCGGACCTGCTCACGCAGACGAACGCGGCGAAGAACGCGGGCAAGACCGACACCTCCGCGATCGCGCAGCAGAAGACCAAGGACGACAAGGACATGTTCCTCAAGCTCCTGGTCGCCCAGCTGCGCTACCAGGACCCGTCCAAGCCGGCCGACACGACGCAGTTCATGGCCCAGACCGCGCAGTTCTCCGCCCTGGAGGCCATGCAGGACGTCGCCAAGCAGTCGACGTCCATGGTCGCGGCGCAGAACAAGCTGCAGGCCAGCACGCTGGTCGGGCAGACGGTGTCCTACACCGGTGAGGACGGGACGGCCAAGACCGGCGAGGTCCGCTCGGTCTCCTTCGTCCAGGGGTCGGCCGGCGGCACCGGCGGCGAGCCCGTCCTGAACGTCGACGGCGTCAGCGTCGTCCTGTCCAAGATCGCCGGGGTCGGCGTCGCCGGCGCCGGCACCGCTCCGGCCCCCAAGCCCGCGGCCTCGAACTCCACGGAGCCGTCGTCGGGTCCCTCCCCGTCCGCCTGA
- a CDS encoding flagellar hook-length control protein FliK: MSANLSVTTLPFTATPREGSRPAAGSDGSGFADSLGQAVQDLRTPARDTGRDGRAVREDRPEAAAATERAAAKNVDRREDRPAERPDRPQGRQTKSAERTEKAQEPARPGTTRASREETAVEDHADAEGETAVDAAAVPTVPVDPALLGLPAALRAVLTPKTAPGLSDQSGQTPGTPGTGAAGATGVPTTQPLVDAAPTATGGTTVPAAVTTAAPLAAPTTTATGTAGTTEAAGAAVTGTSTGTSTATAPTGRPTPTPAAEGADAVATALAGATVTSTSVPAPGAGAAAPVQTVTTGLPQHVRPADAEQVQTAAGTAPTSLPAAATTTPAAPVVAQAAVGTPAAPPQVAAPTAEGVPTATVPVAPVAGQAGQGPGAGAGDGAGQQQGQGGQQPGAQPAAATAVPTAPRAAAGEVPVQAPPVVLAGSPAVTQPIAAPVTGAAPPVPGAVTADTDVPAGLLPTAVPSVTGTGTVTAPAAAVASTPPAPLPLANPAAFAHGVAGRLEDLPAADAVHRMSVEVNPQGLGPVKVTAEVSGGALHVSLAGASEAARHALKAAVGDLQRELSGGAWTQTTVDVRADSGSSQQGRSADAQFGGRDGSSSGQQGSGQGAGQRSAAAEAGASARSAFSAAAAERRTLREAAAVAAGRVDLSV, encoded by the coding sequence GTGAGCGCCAACCTGTCCGTCACGACGCTGCCGTTCACCGCGACCCCCCGCGAGGGCTCGCGGCCGGCCGCCGGCTCCGACGGGTCCGGTTTCGCCGACTCCCTCGGGCAGGCCGTGCAGGACCTGCGCACCCCCGCCCGCGACACGGGCCGGGACGGGCGAGCGGTCCGCGAGGACCGTCCCGAGGCCGCCGCGGCGACCGAGCGCGCCGCCGCCAAGAACGTGGACCGGCGCGAGGACCGTCCCGCCGAGCGCCCCGACCGTCCCCAGGGGCGACAGACCAAGAGCGCCGAGCGCACCGAGAAGGCCCAGGAACCGGCCCGCCCCGGCACGACCCGCGCCTCCCGGGAGGAGACCGCGGTCGAGGACCACGCCGATGCCGAGGGCGAGACCGCCGTGGACGCCGCCGCGGTGCCGACCGTCCCCGTCGACCCCGCCCTGCTCGGCCTGCCCGCCGCCCTGCGCGCCGTGCTCACCCCCAAGACCGCCCCGGGCCTGTCCGACCAGAGCGGTCAGACCCCCGGGACGCCCGGGACGGGTGCGGCCGGTGCGACGGGGGTGCCGACGACGCAGCCGCTCGTGGACGCCGCCCCCACCGCGACCGGGGGGACCACCGTCCCCGCCGCGGTCACCACCGCTGCCCCCCTCGCCGCTCCCACCACCACCGCCACCGGGACCGCTGGGACGACCGAGGCGGCCGGGGCAGCCGTGACCGGCACCAGCACCGGCACCAGCACCGCGACGGCCCCCACCGGTCGGCCCACCCCGACCCCCGCGGCCGAAGGTGCCGATGCCGTCGCCACGGCGCTCGCGGGGGCCACCGTCACCTCCACCTCCGTGCCGGCTCCCGGCGCGGGTGCCGCCGCACCGGTGCAGACGGTGACCACGGGCCTGCCGCAGCACGTCCGTCCCGCCGACGCCGAGCAGGTGCAGACCGCCGCGGGGACCGCTCCCACGAGCCTTCCCGCCGCCGCCACGACCACCCCCGCGGCGCCCGTGGTGGCCCAGGCCGCCGTCGGCACACCCGCAGCTCCCCCCCAGGTCGCGGCCCCGACCGCCGAGGGCGTCCCCACCGCGACCGTCCCGGTCGCACCGGTCGCGGGCCAGGCCGGTCAGGGCCCTGGTGCCGGTGCCGGTGACGGTGCCGGGCAGCAGCAGGGCCAGGGCGGTCAGCAGCCCGGCGCACAGCCGGCTGCGGCGACGGCGGTGCCGACCGCGCCGCGCGCCGCCGCCGGGGAGGTGCCCGTGCAGGCCCCGCCCGTCGTCCTGGCCGGCAGCCCCGCCGTCACCCAGCCCATCGCCGCGCCCGTGACCGGTGCGGCGCCGCCGGTCCCGGGTGCGGTGACCGCCGACACGGACGTGCCCGCCGGGCTGCTGCCGACGGCCGTACCATCGGTCACCGGGACCGGCACGGTCACCGCGCCCGCCGCCGCGGTGGCCTCCACGCCGCCGGCCCCGCTGCCGCTGGCCAACCCGGCCGCGTTCGCCCACGGGGTCGCCGGCCGCCTGGAGGACCTGCCCGCGGCCGACGCCGTGCACCGGATGTCGGTGGAGGTGAACCCGCAGGGCCTGGGCCCGGTGAAGGTGACCGCGGAGGTCAGCGGGGGAGCGCTGCACGTCTCCCTGGCCGGGGCCTCCGAGGCCGCCCGGCACGCGCTCAAGGCCGCCGTGGGCGACCTGCAGCGCGAGCTGTCCGGCGGCGCCTGGACCCAGACGACCGTCGACGTCCGCGCCGACTCCGGCTCCTCCCAGCAGGGCCGGTCCGCCGACGCCCAGTTCGGCGGCCGGGACGGGTCCTCCTCCGGGCAGCAGGGCTCGGGACAGGGCGCGGGGCAGCGCTCGGCCGCCGCCGAGGCCGGTGCGAGCGCCCGGTCGGCCTTCTCGGCCGCCGCCGCGGAACGCCGCACCCTGCGCGAGGCCGCCGCGGTGGCCGCCGGCCGCGTCGACCTGAGCGTCTGA